In Deltaproteobacteria bacterium, a single window of DNA contains:
- a CDS encoding LPP20 family lipoprotein → MRKLYALSIVLLGALLFLGGCGSTPDKVQAPEMKNEFADAPKWVLMPEMEGGLSAVGSAKMSKAGIQFTRTSALANARDELARQMSLKVKNLVKNFTQSTGIGDDETVEKVTSTVSKQVAKQVLSGSKQKDMWISPSNELFVLVILDPAAAAEAVKQSVETSYKNEKALWQQFQAKKAHDELDSEVEKEFGEFKGQ, encoded by the coding sequence GTGAGAAAACTATACGCATTATCAATTGTTTTATTAGGTGCATTACTATTCCTTGGAGGGTGTGGATCAACGCCGGATAAAGTGCAGGCTCCGGAAATGAAAAATGAATTTGCCGACGCGCCCAAGTGGGTTTTAATGCCTGAAATGGAAGGTGGCCTTTCGGCTGTTGGATCCGCAAAAATGAGCAAGGCCGGCATTCAGTTCACAAGAACGAGCGCACTTGCCAATGCCAGGGATGAACTGGCCAGGCAGATGAGTCTCAAGGTGAAGAACCTTGTCAAGAATTTCACCCAGTCTACAGGAATCGGTGATGATGAAACCGTAGAAAAAGTGACAAGCACCGTTTCCAAGCAGGTGGCCAAGCAGGTTCTTTCAGGCTCCAAGCAGAAAGATATGTGGATATCGCCGAGCAATGAACTCTTTGTCCTCGTCATTCTTGATCCCGCTGCTGCGGCAGAGGCGGTGAAGCAGTCCGTTGAAACAAGCTACAAGAATGAAAAAGCGCTCTGGCAGCAGTTCCAGGCTAAAAAGGCCCACGATGAACTCGATTCAGAAGTTGAAAAAGAATTCGGTGAATTTAAGGGTCAGTAG
- the lptD gene encoding LPS assembly protein LptD, with protein sequence MKTLFLISLLALTVNSSSGASDFSVEGDIKVSARTMRYNKAEERLEAKGNVQVTRGNVVINTETLVYDRSSETVTARGGFTLTENGSFLRGDELEYNLTEEKAAITKGRIFIKEDNYYINGEKLVKEGEGRYSITKGVFTTCDGPFPSWKIKASRVDVEIGSYLFAKHARLHVKSLPVLYLPWMAAPIKTERQSGLLAPLFGYSDQDGFTYRQPFFWAISRSKDATITFNYIERKAYGADTEYRYMRKKGSSGYLKFDYLYERRPVAENRWFARANHKEDFDKSSYLSYDLNAVSDNNYLYDYGENSALYSKQMLESSLSYVKNWQTQSLVARFKYFRNLMVKEETTLQRLPEITLTGKRNKIGKLAFFFQHESRFNSFRRKKNDKTNNLYSGQRLDIHPSFSLPLSPGYFDFTVNLGLRETLYNTDNHEKRHNSREMYDFNAQFTLPVSRVYDRNNESGSRFKHTIEPELTYNYIPDVDQSDLPYYDGIDNIAEKDMIRVGLNNYITTKRDENDNVIYNRLIDFKVYSDFNNLEYSRKRISPADKRRPWGDTVGHLKIEGEKGYTLNAEMRYHTYMRRPNSYYGDFTYKGSNENRFNLSYRYNYIPKSAYLHSGFRYRLFDVLSLAYRGRYSVEDSYLLENEYGALLEMQCYSITVTYSERKIPRERRIYFLINLKGLASLGTRNTLFAN encoded by the coding sequence GTGAAAACCCTTTTTCTTATTTCTCTTTTAGCACTGACAGTTAACTCAAGTTCAGGCGCTTCGGACTTTTCAGTGGAAGGCGATATCAAAGTATCAGCCCGGACCATGAGATACAATAAGGCTGAAGAACGTCTGGAGGCTAAGGGAAATGTGCAGGTTACCCGCGGTAATGTCGTCATTAATACTGAAACGCTGGTCTATGACCGGTCTAGCGAAACGGTAACGGCCAGGGGAGGCTTTACCCTCACCGAAAATGGCAGTTTCCTTCGGGGCGATGAACTGGAATATAACCTTACCGAAGAAAAAGCCGCCATAACAAAGGGAAGGATTTTCATCAAGGAAGATAACTACTATATTAACGGTGAAAAACTGGTCAAGGAAGGGGAGGGCAGGTATTCCATTACAAAGGGTGTTTTTACTACCTGTGACGGCCCTTTTCCCAGCTGGAAGATCAAGGCAAGCCGGGTGGATGTAGAAATCGGTTCCTATCTCTTTGCCAAACATGCAAGGCTTCATGTTAAGTCACTCCCCGTCCTCTATCTTCCCTGGATGGCAGCGCCCATAAAAACAGAAAGGCAAAGCGGCCTCCTTGCGCCGCTTTTCGGTTATTCCGATCAAGATGGATTTACCTACAGGCAGCCTTTTTTCTGGGCCATTTCAAGAAGCAAGGACGCCACTATCACCTTTAACTATATAGAGCGCAAAGCTTACGGCGCCGATACAGAGTACAGGTATATGAGAAAAAAGGGGAGCAGCGGTTATCTGAAGTTCGATTACCTTTACGAGAGAAGGCCTGTTGCAGAAAACAGGTGGTTTGCCAGGGCAAATCACAAGGAGGACTTTGACAAGAGCTCTTATTTGTCTTACGACCTGAATGCCGTAAGTGATAATAATTATCTTTATGATTATGGTGAAAACTCGGCCCTTTATTCAAAACAGATGCTCGAATCGAGTCTTTCATACGTTAAAAACTGGCAGACGCAGTCACTGGTTGCCCGTTTTAAATATTTCAGAAACCTTATGGTAAAGGAAGAAACGACCCTGCAAAGACTGCCTGAGATAACCCTTACGGGAAAAAGGAATAAAATCGGTAAGTTAGCTTTCTTTTTTCAGCATGAATCACGCTTCAACAGCTTCCGGCGTAAGAAAAACGATAAAACAAATAACCTTTATTCGGGGCAGCGCCTCGATATTCACCCGTCTTTTTCTCTTCCCCTGTCACCCGGTTATTTCGATTTTACTGTTAATCTTGGCCTGAGGGAGACCCTTTATAATACGGATAATCATGAAAAACGGCATAACAGCAGGGAGATGTATGATTTTAATGCCCAATTCACTCTGCCTGTAAGCCGGGTCTATGATCGTAACAATGAAAGCGGAAGCAGGTTCAAGCATACCATAGAGCCTGAACTGACTTATAACTACATACCCGATGTGGACCAGAGTGATCTGCCCTACTATGATGGTATCGATAATATAGCGGAAAAGGATATGATCAGAGTGGGGCTTAACAATTACATAACCACCAAAAGAGATGAAAATGACAATGTAATCTATAACAGGCTCATCGATTTCAAAGTCTATAGCGATTTCAACAACCTTGAATATTCGAGAAAACGTATTTCGCCGGCGGACAAGAGAAGACCCTGGGGAGATACGGTAGGTCATCTTAAAATTGAGGGTGAAAAGGGGTATACCCTCAATGCTGAAATGCGCTACCATACTTACATGAGAAGGCCCAATTCATACTACGGTGATTTTACTTACAAAGGAAGCAATGAAAACCGCTTTAATCTCTCTTACAGATACAATTATATTCCTAAAAGCGCCTACCTTCATTCAGGTTTCAGGTACAGGCTCTTTGATGTGCTTTCACTGGCTTATCGCGGCAGATACTCCGTGGAAGACAGCTATCTTCTGGAAAATGAGTACGGCGCCCTGCTGGAGATGCAGTGCTATAGCATAACCGTAACCTACAGCGAGCGAAAGATCCCGCGTGAAAGGCGTATTTACTTCCTTATAAACCTGAAAGGGCTCGCTTCACTGGGAACGAGAAATACACTCTTTGCCAATTGA
- a CDS encoding DUF2066 domain-containing protein has product MKYITKLPVIVSLILFLTSSVALGGERLIRTTVDGVGTIVKGNVAAARKKAINNALKKAIEETVQTIVSSAKIAQNEKVLKENIYSKSRGYTSNYKVISENSVGNMYQITVEAQVSTTLLEENLIELGLIASKRNVPRVLLVISHEESDGSRYFWWGNEDGPQREAGEVEKIMARKITESGYVPADKSKFSLSNDTLSIDESEKPSEETFAALANRYNSDMILYGRAYTIKAKDENGADSTTVHAVVSLSLIDGKDGRVVASSENEEITDGDSMEEAFKKTTEILAHQVIKHITAFWQNNSTTVKTVEMNISGIMSYVNFMSFQDALKNKVKGIQEVKQKGFGAGGKAKLGLILKGNVQGLADELTMISYEGFSIDITEMNHNKISIKMKKL; this is encoded by the coding sequence ATGAAATACATCACTAAACTGCCGGTAATTGTTAGCTTGATTCTTTTTCTTACCTCTTCAGTCGCGTTGGGAGGAGAACGCCTGATCCGCACAACCGTTGATGGTGTCGGTACCATTGTTAAAGGTAATGTAGCGGCGGCCAGAAAAAAAGCCATTAACAATGCGCTGAAAAAAGCGATAGAAGAAACGGTCCAGACCATCGTCTCTTCAGCTAAAATTGCACAGAACGAGAAGGTACTGAAAGAGAATATCTATTCAAAGTCCAGGGGGTATACGTCAAACTATAAGGTAATATCAGAAAATTCGGTAGGCAATATGTACCAGATAACAGTGGAAGCCCAGGTTTCTACAACCCTTCTCGAGGAAAACCTTATTGAACTTGGCCTTATCGCTTCAAAAAGAAACGTGCCCAGGGTGCTTTTAGTTATTTCCCATGAAGAAAGTGACGGCAGCCGGTATTTTTGGTGGGGTAATGAAGACGGCCCTCAGCGGGAAGCCGGAGAGGTTGAAAAAATCATGGCCCGGAAAATTACGGAAAGTGGATATGTGCCGGCCGATAAGAGTAAATTTTCCTTAAGTAATGATACCCTTTCAATTGATGAAAGTGAAAAACCTTCGGAAGAAACCTTTGCCGCCCTTGCAAACCGCTATAATAGTGATATGATTTTATATGGCAGGGCATATACCATTAAAGCAAAAGATGAAAATGGCGCAGATTCAACGACCGTTCATGCCGTTGTAAGCCTTTCCCTTATTGACGGCAAGGATGGCCGGGTTGTCGCTTCTTCTGAAAATGAAGAGATCACCGACGGGGACTCCATGGAAGAGGCCTTTAAAAAAACAACGGAAATTCTCGCTCATCAGGTTATAAAGCACATTACAGCCTTCTGGCAGAACAACAGTACTACCGTTAAAACGGTTGAGATGAATATTTCCGGTATCATGTCCTATGTCAACTTTATGAGTTTCCAGGATGCCCTTAAAAACAAGGTGAAGGGAATTCAGGAAGTCAAACAAAAGGGCTTTGGAGCGGGAGGGAAGGCAAAGCTTGGTTTAATCCTGAAAGGCAACGTTCAGGGCCTTGCCGACGAGCTTACCATGATAAGCTATGAGGGTTTTTCTATCGATATTACGGAAATGAATCATAATAAAATCAGCATTAAAATGAAAAAGCTTTAA
- a CDS encoding LPP20 family lipoprotein, translating to MSESVNHLIKTSLIILFLLCLLPGCGSGKASLKAERLKQKDAPAFTSGQYLKATGIGSSEKEARLNAKAELASVFESKVSSDVINRVRSVVEASGKETVTRDDERNIKVLSSVDLKGVEIGKTWYDEKQRAYYAIARLERAKARENWQKEVDRIDDEIELRVESLDSKKSDFGRFQSLKKARQLWLNREVALSRLNVIGYSDASMADYDIKQILSAIGNLQSQFLIYVFVNGDAGNYSEIITSEISEILSAEGYLITEDKVMATLIMDASLKVSPVELNNPDWKFARATLNLSISDKASGLTVGEISENKRASHLTYNEAAHKAVKAVAKMAAGKIINYFGSSD from the coding sequence ATGTCAGAGTCTGTTAATCACTTAATAAAGACAAGCCTTATCATTCTTTTCCTCTTATGCCTGCTTCCTGGTTGCGGCTCCGGCAAGGCCTCCCTTAAAGCAGAGCGCCTAAAGCAAAAAGACGCTCCTGCCTTCACATCGGGACAATACCTGAAGGCAACAGGGATAGGCAGTTCTGAAAAAGAAGCGAGACTCAATGCAAAAGCTGAGCTTGCCTCTGTTTTTGAATCAAAAGTATCGAGTGACGTTATTAATCGCGTAAGGTCCGTTGTAGAGGCGTCAGGAAAAGAGACCGTGACGAGAGATGACGAAAGAAACATCAAGGTGCTCTCATCCGTCGATTTAAAAGGCGTTGAAATAGGCAAAACCTGGTATGATGAAAAGCAAAGGGCCTACTATGCCATTGCCCGGCTGGAGCGTGCAAAAGCAAGAGAGAATTGGCAAAAAGAAGTTGACCGTATTGATGATGAAATAGAATTACGCGTAGAATCACTTGATTCTAAAAAAAGCGATTTTGGCCGTTTTCAGTCTCTTAAAAAGGCAAGGCAACTCTGGCTGAACAGGGAGGTGGCATTAAGCCGCCTAAACGTCATTGGCTATAGTGATGCTTCAATGGCGGACTATGATATAAAGCAAATATTATCGGCCATCGGTAATTTACAGTCTCAATTTCTTATTTATGTTTTTGTAAACGGTGACGCCGGCAACTACAGTGAAATCATTACTTCTGAAATATCGGAAATTCTCTCCGCTGAAGGCTACCTGATTACTGAAGATAAGGTAATGGCTACTCTGATCATGGACGCATCGCTTAAGGTATCACCTGTGGAACTTAATAATCCCGATTGGAAGTTTGCACGGGCCACTCTGAATCTCTCTATTTCCGACAAGGCATCAGGATTGACAGTTGGTGAAATAAGTGAAAACAAACGCGCGTCACACCTGACATATAATGAAGCCGCCCACAAGGCGGTTAAGGCCGTTGCTAAAATGGCTGCCGGGAAGATTATTAACTATTTTGGTTCTTCAGATTGA
- a CDS encoding adenylate/guanylate cyclase domain-containing protein: MKYIRIAGLLGLSLLLLYTYFSPNVYLTKILSGLEDTKFAIRKKLDKEPLPREDVLVVTIDEKSVNKLGRWPWNREVVGQLIGNLSEASIVSLDIVFSEKTTEEEDRALGDQIADNENVILGFFFRFDASQVITEEALSYLEDCTVIRYKQLSNSIGLDDYPFAEANIPAIAEGGLSCAPFNTKPDVDGLFRNYPLIWLYKGYIFPSLGLQTVRYHLNKDINLELDEDGINKFTLGELTLTDTNFLRVNFHKHVNEISALDVIEGTVDPSYFEKKIVLIGPTEIGIYDVRPTPIDTLTPGVYLHYNAVLNLLDRSFLKHSKAIDLSLIIAAIIFSGLASLLRSVTLRVILYGLIVAAIFTVVNALFILEAMWLNLSMPLLSALLIASLSELLTYLKSETQTTEIKKAFSSYVSPDIVKNIIKNPDSLKLGGEEREITVLFSDIRDFTSISERLTPTQLVYLLNSLLDPLTETILNKGGLLDKYIGDAIMALFNAPLTMEDHADKAVLSSIEMIRKIEEVNRRMEEEGIPSVKIGIGIHTGIATVGNMGSKLRFDYTAIGDTVNLSSRLEGLTKIYDVHIIMSEATKNKLKREYLTRKIDVVKVKGKNEPITIYHVMDNTEQNRKIKAGFDAAMGCYYERRFEEAKKLFNAQLNNYNDMTSSVFIKRCIHYINEAPGESWDGVFTHVNK, from the coding sequence ATGAAATACATAAGGATTGCCGGTTTATTGGGCTTGTCTTTACTATTGCTCTATACTTATTTCTCCCCTAATGTCTATTTGACGAAAATATTATCAGGCCTGGAAGATACCAAGTTTGCCATTCGAAAAAAACTGGATAAAGAACCGCTGCCGCGGGAAGATGTTCTTGTCGTCACCATAGATGAAAAAAGTGTTAACAAACTGGGCAGGTGGCCATGGAACAGAGAAGTGGTGGGCCAACTCATTGGCAATCTGAGTGAAGCCTCGATTGTTTCCCTGGATATTGTTTTTTCTGAAAAAACAACGGAAGAAGAAGACCGGGCCCTGGGAGATCAGATTGCAGATAATGAAAATGTTATCTTAGGTTTTTTCTTTAGATTTGATGCCTCTCAAGTGATAACGGAAGAAGCGCTGTCCTACCTGGAAGATTGCACAGTCATTCGCTATAAACAGTTAAGCAATTCCATAGGGCTTGATGATTACCCCTTTGCTGAAGCCAATATTCCCGCCATTGCCGAGGGAGGCCTTTCCTGCGCGCCCTTTAATACCAAACCTGATGTGGATGGACTTTTCAGAAATTATCCGCTTATCTGGTTATACAAGGGCTATATATTTCCCTCTCTCGGCTTACAAACCGTCAGGTATCACCTTAATAAAGATATTAACCTGGAACTGGACGAAGACGGCATCAATAAATTCACCCTGGGTGAATTAACGCTCACTGATACCAATTTTTTGAGAGTAAATTTTCATAAACATGTTAATGAAATTTCAGCCCTTGACGTAATAGAGGGCACTGTAGACCCTTCCTACTTTGAAAAGAAGATAGTCCTTATAGGCCCGACAGAAATTGGTATATACGACGTAAGGCCCACGCCTATCGATACGCTCACTCCCGGTGTATATCTTCACTATAATGCCGTATTAAATCTTTTGGACAGATCATTTCTCAAACATTCAAAAGCAATCGATCTGTCCCTGATTATTGCAGCCATTATTTTTTCCGGCCTGGCCAGCTTGTTGAGAAGTGTAACCCTGAGAGTTATTCTTTACGGTCTTATCGTTGCCGCTATCTTTACTGTTGTCAATGCCCTCTTTATATTAGAGGCTATGTGGCTAAACCTTTCAATGCCTCTTTTATCAGCCCTGTTAATCGCTTCTTTATCCGAGTTGCTTACCTACCTGAAATCTGAAACGCAAACGACTGAAATCAAAAAAGCTTTTTCAAGTTATGTCTCTCCCGATATTGTCAAAAACATCATTAAGAACCCCGACAGTCTCAAACTGGGAGGTGAAGAAAGGGAAATTACGGTGCTCTTTTCCGATATCCGTGATTTCACAAGCATCTCTGAACGGCTTACACCGACTCAACTTGTATATCTTCTAAATTCACTCCTCGATCCCCTGACCGAGACTATTTTGAATAAGGGCGGACTGCTCGATAAATACATTGGCGATGCCATTATGGCGCTTTTCAACGCCCCTCTCACTATGGAAGACCATGCCGACAAGGCCGTATTATCTTCCATTGAAATGATCAGGAAAATTGAAGAGGTTAACAGGAGAATGGAGGAGGAGGGCATACCTTCCGTAAAAATAGGCATAGGCATCCATACGGGCATCGCAACGGTAGGAAATATGGGATCAAAGCTCAGGTTTGACTATACCGCCATTGGTGATACGGTTAATCTTTCCTCCCGCCTTGAAGGGCTCACAAAAATATATGATGTCCATATTATTATGAGTGAGGCCACAAAAAATAAGCTCAAAAGAGAGTATCTGACCCGGAAAATCGATGTAGTTAAGGTTAAAGGGAAAAATGAGCCTATTACGATTTACCATGTAATGGATAACACAGAGCAGAACCGCAAGATTAAAGCCGGCTTTGATGCGGCAATGGGCTGCTACTATGAAAGACGTTTTGAAGAAGCCAAAAAGCTTTTCAATGCGCAGTTGAATAATTATAATGACATGACCTCTTCCGTTTTTATTAAAAGATGTATCCATTACATTAATGAAGCCCCCGGTGAAAGCTGGGACGGCGTCTTTACGCATGTAAACAAATAA
- a CDS encoding penicillin-binding protein activator LpoB → MKQSILILFCCFLSLLSGCATKTVDRVETTKTIDLSGRWNDTDSRLVSEQMISDALSRPWLKKFIRNNKGEMPTVIVGTVKNRSHEHINIQTFVKDLERALINSGEVEFVASKGEREELREERKDQATHSSEKTAKSEGEEIGADFMLKGTINTILDKISGKSVMFYQVNLELIAIETHKKVWIGDKKIKKFIKKSRFGL, encoded by the coding sequence ATGAAACAATCCATACTTATTTTATTTTGCTGTTTTCTGTCGCTCTTGTCGGGCTGTGCGACTAAAACGGTGGACAGGGTCGAGACGACAAAGACTATAGACCTGAGCGGCAGGTGGAATGACACCGACTCCCGTCTCGTATCAGAACAGATGATCAGTGATGCCCTAAGCAGGCCCTGGCTCAAAAAATTTATAAGAAACAACAAGGGAGAAATGCCTACCGTCATTGTCGGTACGGTAAAAAACAGGAGCCATGAGCATATTAACATTCAAACCTTTGTCAAGGACCTGGAAAGAGCCCTTATCAATTCGGGGGAAGTTGAGTTTGTCGCCAGCAAAGGGGAAAGAGAAGAGTTAAGGGAAGAGAGAAAGGACCAGGCCACTCACTCCTCGGAAAAAACAGCCAAATCCGAAGGAGAAGAGATTGGCGCCGACTTTATGCTCAAGGGAACGATAAATACGATCCTCGATAAAATTTCCGGCAAATCGGTTATGTTCTACCAGGTTAACCTGGAGCTTATTGCCATAGAAACGCACAAAAAAGTATGGATAGGCGACAAGAAAATAAAGAAGTTTATTAAAAAATCCCGATTTGGACTATGA